The Streptococcus iniae genome contains the following window.
TGCATCATTAGTTTGGCTATTTGATGGCTAGAAAGTATCTGATTTTCTATTCCTTGTTTTTCAGCCTGGATTCGGTTTGAAAGTTCAAGCATTGCTTTAATTTCAATGGATTTTACCTTTCCAATACCAGATAACTGTTGCAACTCCTGAAGTGACATCTGCTTTAAATCTGATAATCTATCAAGCGAAGACAATAAATAAGCAGATAGCTCCATCACATGTTTTTCTTTATTGCCTGTTCGTAGTAAGATGGCTAGGAGTTCCTGATTGCTTAATGTCTCTACGCCATATCTGACCAATCTCTCACGTGGTAGCAAGGTTTCGTGTTCTAATTTAATACTGTACATAAAATGCCCTCCACTATTTTATTCGAAAAAAAAGCAAATTTCCTAAGAAATTTGCTTTTTTTCAATTGCTTGACGTTTTGCGATATCGTCTTTTAACATCTGATATAAAGTTGCTGCTAGTGGCACTGAAATAATCATACCAACAATACCTTTTAAAGAAGCTCCAATTGTAATAGCTAACAAAACCCACATTGCTGGTAAGCCAATTGAGCCACCTACAACTCTAGGATAAATTAAATTACCTTCAAATTGCTGTAAAACAACAATAAAAATGACAAATAAAACAGCTTGTGAAAAGGACTGAGTCATGATTAAAACAAAACCAACAGTAACCCCAATATAAGCGCCAACTACAGGTATTAAAGCGGTAAATGCTACTAATATGCTAATAGTAGCTGCAAAAGGAAATTGAAATATCAACATTCCTATTACAGTTAGTGTTCCTAAAATAGCTGCTTCAATGGTCTGGCTAACAAAAAATCCTCTGAAACGATGATGTAAAATACCAGTGACATAGTGAATACCATGAGCATACTTTCCAGCGTAGGTATCGATTAGCGTATTTGTTTGACGTCCCAATTGTTCTTTATTTCCTAAAACATAAAGGGAGAAGACAAAGCTAACAAAAACATTAATAATAGCTGATGCAATGGCTGATACTGACGTTAGAATATTCGTTAATATTGCTAAAAACTTTTGTAGGAGTTGTTGACTATAGCCAGAAATAGTCTCCGTAATTTTAGCATCTCCACCAATATAATCCATCCATTTGTTCAAGAGTTGATTGTCATTTAAATCTTTAATCACTTTTTTTATGGAAGAGGTATCAAAAGTCAGTAGTTTACTAATACTTGAAATTAAATCTGGAATAACAATCGAAATGATCCAAAAAAATAAGGCAAAAAAGGTTAGATAAGCTAAAACCATCGAAATACCTCGTTTTAATTGAAAATGATGCTCAGGTTTGAAAAAATGCGATAACAGATTTTCATAAGCTCCCATGACAATATTAACAATATAAGCTAGTGCTGCTCCATACAAAAAAGGAAGGCTTGTTTTATAAACACTATCAATAATATCAGTTCCAGCTTGCCAGTTGGCTTGAATAGCATAGCAAGCAATAAAGGCAATAATAAGGTAAATCACTTGTTTTTTCTCGAATTTCATATAAACTCCTTTCTCCTATTATACACTATAAGTTCTACTTTAAGCTAATTTATTCGATTAAAAAAGGGCTACTAAAAGCCCTAAATCTTAATGCTGTCTGAGTTAATCTAAATCTACTCCTTGTGAAGCAATCACACGTTTATACCAATCAAAAGATTTTTTCTTAGAACGTTTTAAACTTCCATTGCCGTAGTTATCTCTATCGACATATATAAAACCATACCGTTTTTTCATTTCCCCTGTCCCAGCTGAAACCAAATCAATACAACCCCAGGTTGTGTAACCAAGTAAGTCCACTCCATCACAATTAATAGCATCATTCATTGCTTTGATGTGTTCTCTTAAATAATCAATACGATAATCATCTTCAACATAACCGTTTTCGTCTGGAGTATCAATTGCGCCTAAACCATTTTCAACAACAAAAAGTGGTTTTTGGTAGCGGTCCCAAATAGCATTTAAGGTTATTCTAAGTCCAAGAGGATCAATTTGCCAACCCCATTCTGAAGCCTTCAAATAAGGATTTTTTAAGGAGGCAAAAATATTACCTTGTGTTTTTTCGTTAACATCTGGATCACCTGATGCGACTCGGCTTGAATAATATGAAAATGAAATGAAATCGACTGTATGAGTTGCTAATAGTTTCAAATCATCTTCAGTCATCTTGATGTCAAGTTTCTCCCTCTCAAATTGCTTCATAGCATAATTAGGATACTTCCCACGCGCCTGAACATCTATGAAGAAATAATTATGACGGTCTTCTTGCATAGATGCCCAATAATCCCGTGGATGTGCTGTATTTGGATAGTATTGCCCTGCTGCTAACATACAGCCAACTTTGTTATTAGGATCAATTTCATGAGCTATTTTAGTGGCCAAGGCTGATGCTACTAATTCATGATGAGCTGCTTGGTATTTCACCTCTTCTACATTTTCACCTTCATCAAAAGATAAACCAGCTCCCATAAATGGTGCGTGTAAAATCATATTGATTTCATTAAAAGTTAACCAATACTTAACAAGACCTTTATATCTGCTGAAAATCACACGGCAAAGGTTTTCATAGAAATCAATCATTTTACGATTACGCCAGCCTCCGTAAGTTTCAATTAAATGCATAGGGCAGTCAAAGTGCGTAATGGTTACCAAAGGTTCAATTTGATATTTATGACATTCTTTAAAAACATTTTCGTAGAATTGAAGACCAGCTTCATTTGGTTGACTCTCATCCCCCATAGGGAAAATGCGAGACCAAGCAATAGACATACGATAAGTTTTAAATCCCATTTCAGCAAACAAAGCAATATCTTCTTTGTAATGATGATAAAAGTCAATTGATTCCTTAGCAGGATAAAAATAATTGTCTTCAAAATGATCAACTTTTTTCTGACCGGTAATAATTGGGAGACGGTCTTTTCCAATAGGAACAAGATCAACATTGGCTAAGCCACGACCATCTCTATCATAGGCGCCTTCGCATTGGTTTGCAGCTGTCGCACCACCCCATAGGAAATCTTTTGGAAATTTAGCTTCTGTATTCATTATAATACTCCTTTTTTAAGAAATGATAGTAAGCACACAACTAAGGAAAGGGCGCTAGAGGGAATTGACTTCAATTATTACTGTCTGTTCTAAAGGTGTGCTTAAAAAAGTGTCGAGCTGATGTGGGCTTTGGTAATGTTAAAAATGATAGCTCTTGAAGTTATTAGTTGGTTGCACTAATTTTTTTAAAGTAAATTGGCCTGCATCATAATCAAATTCACAAATAGAACAGTTGGTGAAGAAAACACCTGGTGGAAATGTAATGCCTAATTCTAGACATAAGCCCCACATGGCCGCGCCATGACTAACCATCAAGATAACCCCGTCTTCTTTTTCCTTCACAACTTGTTTTTGCATTTCAACTTTAAGGCGTTTGCCTACTTGACGAATGTCTTCACCACCATAGGGAACCAATAAATCTTCAAAAGAGCTAGCACCCTCTCGATGTTTTGGTAGTAAATACTCGGGTTGAGCTTCAAAAGTACCAAAATTCATTTCCTTCAAACCTTTAAGCTGATAAACATTTTGGTCTACAATTAGTTTTGCCGTATCAGTTGCTCGCTCCTGAGTTGACGAATAAACCTTATCAAAAACAATATCTTCTTGTTCAAAATATGTTTTTGCAAGTAAGGCTTCTTTAATGCCAACTTCTGTTAAAGGTGAATCGCAGGCCCCTTGAACACGTCCTTGAGTATTAAAGAGAGTTTGCCCATGTCGCATCAGATAAAGTTTAGTCATTGTTAGTTACTCTTTCATTTTGTTATTTCCTATATGACCAAGAAAGAAATCACCCACGTCATTAACAATCATTGTTATGGCCATTACATATCATACTATTCCTTTTAAATCCTAGCTGAGATAAGGTTTTAAAAGTTGTGATAATTTGTCATAACCTAATACATTGAGGTGTAAGCCATCTTTGGTGTAATAATCATTTAAGGCATTTCTGTCATTTTTTAGGTGATTTGCAATTGGAATAAAAGTTATTCCAGGGATTGCTTCTAATTCACTATTAAGTTGGTCGATGGCATCATTTGACCGGACCTTGACAGTTTTGGAAAACATTTCTAAATCAGAAACCGGTAAAACCGAAATAAGATTTACCTCAGCATAGATATTATCAATCTTTAGTTTTGAAACGATATCAATCACTTTTTCTTTAATATCAGAAATGGAATGCCCAAGACCTAAATCATTTGTTCCGATTAATAAAAAAATTCGTTTAGCTTCTAAGTGGTAAAGATAATCTTCAAGGTGTTTTTCCAAGAAATAAGTATCAATTCCCGCAATTCCACGATTGTAGATTGTCTCATTGCGCCCAAAATATTTTTTAAGAGGGTAAAATTCAATAATGGAATCGCCAACAAAAATTGTGGCATCCTTATCAATATTTTGATTCCCTTTTTGATAGACTTGCAAGCGATTATTTTGATAATTTAAGAGTTCTTCTGTTACAACTTCAAGCATTTTTTGTCCTCGTTCTTTCTCAATAATTAGTATACCAAAAAGTCTTCAGACAAACAGGATTAATATATGATAATGTCGCTCTAATTGAGGTCTTGACCATTAGACGCAATCACTCTTTTGTACCAATAAAAGGAATCTTTAGGAGTGCGCTCTAAGCTTCCTTTACCTTCATCATCTTTATCAACATAAATAAAGCCGTATCGCTTGCGCATCTCACCAGTACCAGCAGAAACAATATCAATACAACCCCAGGTTGTGTAGGCAATAAGATCAACACCATTAGCTACCGCGTCGGACATGGCTTTGACATGAGTACGATGATAATCAATACGATAATTATCATGAATAGAACCGTCTTCCTCAACAGTATCGAAGGCACCCAAACCATTTTCAACAACCATCAAGGGAAGTTCATAGCGGTCGTAAATCTTTTCAAGATAGTATTGTAAACCTGTTGGATCTTGTGCCCAACCCCAATCAGAATACTCAAGGTACTCATTACGAGCTCCTGAAGAAAAATTACCTGCTACCTTATCTGTCACTTCATGAGTTGTCACATTGTTAGACATATAATATGAGAAAGTATAGAAATCTACTTTACCTTTTGCAAGAATTTCTAAATCATCTTCTGCCATCTCAAGTTCAACATGATGTTCTTTCCATAGCCGTTTAGCATAGGTTCCATATTTTCCTTTTGCTTGAACATCACCACAGTAATAAATGCCTTGTTCCCACTTATGCTCAGCCGCTAAAATATCAGCTGGATCACATGTTGCGGGATAGAAGGTGATGCCACAAATCATATTTCCAATCATATAATCTGGGTTAATTTGGTGCCCAATTTCAACAGCTTTAGCTG
Protein-coding sequences here:
- the radC gene encoding RadC family protein, yielding MYSIKLEHETLLPRERLVRYGVETLSNQELLAILLRTGNKEKHVMELSAYLLSSLDRLSDLKQMSLQELQQLSGIGKVKSIEIKAMLELSNRIQAEKQGIENQILSSHQIAKLMMHELGDKKQEHLVALYLDTQNRIIEEKTIFIGSVRRSIAEPREILHYACKNMATSLIIVHNHPSGSTEPSENDYHFTDKIKQSCDHIGIACLDHIIVSKEGYYSFREKSNLF
- a CDS encoding AI-2E family transporter — its product is MKFEKKQVIYLIIAFIACYAIQANWQAGTDIIDSVYKTSLPFLYGAALAYIVNIVMGAYENLLSHFFKPEHHFQLKRGISMVLAYLTFFALFFWIISIVIPDLISSISKLLTFDTSSIKKVIKDLNDNQLLNKWMDYIGGDAKITETISGYSQQLLQKFLAILTNILTSVSAIASAIINVFVSFVFSLYVLGNKEQLGRQTNTLIDTYAGKYAHGIHYVTGILHHRFRGFFVSQTIEAAILGTLTVIGMLIFQFPFAATISILVAFTALIPVVGAYIGVTVGFVLIMTQSFSQAVLFVIFIVVLQQFEGNLIYPRVVGGSIGLPAMWVLLAITIGASLKGIVGMIISVPLAATLYQMLKDDIAKRQAIEKKQIS
- a CDS encoding 6-phospho-beta-glucosidase yields the protein MNTEAKFPKDFLWGGATAANQCEGAYDRDGRGLANVDLVPIGKDRLPIITGQKKVDHFEDNYFYPAKESIDFYHHYKEDIALFAEMGFKTYRMSIAWSRIFPMGDESQPNEAGLQFYENVFKECHKYQIEPLVTITHFDCPMHLIETYGGWRNRKMIDFYENLCRVIFSRYKGLVKYWLTFNEINMILHAPFMGAGLSFDEGENVEEVKYQAAHHELVASALATKIAHEIDPNNKVGCMLAAGQYYPNTAHPRDYWASMQEDRHNYFFIDVQARGKYPNYAMKQFEREKLDIKMTEDDLKLLATHTVDFISFSYYSSRVASGDPDVNEKTQGNIFASLKNPYLKASEWGWQIDPLGLRITLNAIWDRYQKPLFVVENGLGAIDTPDENGYVEDDYRIDYLREHIKAMNDAINCDGVDLLGYTTWGCIDLVSAGTGEMKKRYGFIYVDRDNYGNGSLKRSKKKSFDWYKRVIASQGVDLD
- a CDS encoding histidine phosphatase family protein, whose protein sequence is MTKLYLMRHGQTLFNTQGRVQGACDSPLTEVGIKEALLAKTYFEQEDIVFDKVYSSTQERATDTAKLIVDQNVYQLKGLKEMNFGTFEAQPEYLLPKHREGASSFEDLLVPYGGEDIRQVGKRLKVEMQKQVVKEKEDGVILMVSHGAAMWGLCLELGITFPPGVFFTNCSICEFDYDAGQFTLKKLVQPTNNFKSYHF
- a CDS encoding GDSL-type esterase/lipase family protein; this encodes MLEVVTEELLNYQNNRLQVYQKGNQNIDKDATIFVGDSIIEFYPLKKYFGRNETIYNRGIAGIDTYFLEKHLEDYLYHLEAKRIFLLIGTNDLGLGHSISDIKEKVIDIVSKLKIDNIYAEVNLISVLPVSDLEMFSKTVKVRSNDAIDQLNSELEAIPGITFIPIANHLKNDRNALNDYYTKDGLHLNVLGYDKLSQLLKPYLS
- a CDS encoding glycoside hydrolase family 1 protein, which translates into the protein MTNTQFPKGFMWGGAIAANQAEGAYNEGGRGLVQTDVTTGGSVNSPRYATYIDKDGKPGKMPSMGHTAVLPEGAKFAVLEDHYYPNHEAVDFYHRYKEDIKLFAEMGYSIFRLSISWARIFPKGDETQPNQEGLDFYRAVFEECHKYGIEPLVSIWHFDTPLYLEETYGGWTNRALVDLYVKFAETIFKEYKGLVNYWLTFNEINNTVMFLDMFGGNADDKEYQDAYQHLHHQFLASAKAVEIGHQINPDYMIGNMICGITFYPATCDPADILAAEHKWEQGIYYCGDVQAKGKYGTYAKRLWKEHHVELEMAEDDLEILAKGKVDFYTFSYYMSNNVTTHEVTDKVAGNFSSGARNEYLEYSDWGWAQDPTGLQYYLEKIYDRYELPLMVVENGLGAFDTVEEDGSIHDNYRIDYHRTHVKAMSDAVANGVDLIAYTTWGCIDIVSAGTGEMRKRYGFIYVDKDDEGKGSLERTPKDSFYWYKRVIASNGQDLN